A window of Roseburia hominis A2-183 genomic DNA:
TTTTTATTAAGAAGAACAACGAGCAGGATACATGGAAGTGCGCCTACCCACATAATCAGCCCTTCTTCTATCCCAACGCCAAACAAGATCCAAAACCCAACCGGCTCCCAGCCCTGAAACAGCAAAACCGCAAGATTTACCAATCCTCCAACTGCCATAAAGCCAACGGCAAACAATAGCAAAACCAGCATCTTGGACAGCACCAACTTGGTTCTGTTTATCGGTATGGTAACAAGGTTTTTTAGTGTGTCATTGTCCAGCTCCTCAAACAGCAGATTGGAAGCCAGTATCACAAGGAGCGGCATCAAAAGCAAATAAGCACTGAGCTGGAACAGGCTGGACATCACTCCATTTACAGCATCCACATCAGTGTTTACATCTGCCAGAAAGAAAGCATAAGCCAATGGCATGAAAACAGAAAGCAGCAGAGAAATAAATACCAAGGGCTTCCGTTTTAATTTCAAAAATTCGCATTTGATTAGTTTAAGCAATTCCTTCGCCCCCTGTCACACGCTTGAAGTAATCTTCAAGACTTTCTTCACAAGTATGCGCCTCCGATACCTCCAATCCGTTTTCTACAAAGGCAGTTACAATTTTCCCCACAGGCAGATCAAGGTTGTGCAGGCGCAGATTGTGGTCGTCCTGTATGGAAAAATGGTTTTCATGGAAATTGCGTTCCAAAATTCTTGCCGCCTGTGCAGTATCAGAGAGTGTAAACCGGATATGCTTACTGCTTTTTTGCTCCAGTTCAGCAAGGCTTTCTTCTTCCAGCAATGCGCCGTGATCGATAATTCCAATATCGTCAGCCAGCAGGGAAATCTCCGAAAGAATGTGACTGGAAATCAAAATGGTTTTTCCTCTTGCGTCGCAAAGCTCCCGAATAAAAGAGCGTACTTCTGCAATACCGATAGGATCGAGACCGTTGATCGGTTCATCCAAAATCAAAAGTTCTGGATCGTGCATAACGGCAAGGGCGATGGCAAGCCGCTGCTTCATACCAAGAGAATACTGAGAAAAGAGTTTTTTATCTTTGTAGGGAAGTCCTACCAAATCCAGAGCATCTTTGATGGCATGATTGTTTGGTACACCCCGCAGAGTAGCAAAAATACGCAGGTTTTCTGTGCCGGTCAGATTGGGATAAAAACCGGGGGACTCAATCAAGCTGCCGATACGGGGCAGCAATTTCTTTTCATTCCCCTGTAAAGACTTTCCCCAGATTTTGACCTCTCCGGAAGTCGGCTTCGTTAAGCCCAACAGCATTTTCATGGTAGTGGTTTTTCCGGCTCCGTTTCTGCCAAGCAGACCATAAATTCTCCCACGCTTCACATGGATATTTAAGTCAGCCACACTCTTTTGCGAGCCATATTGCTTCGTCAGATTTTTTGTTTCAATGATGTAATTTGTATCCATATTCAAAACCTCCTGTTCTGTAAGGTATTCTATCACGCCAACCTTGCATTAACCTTGCCGCAACCTTGCATTAACCTTGCAATTTGAAATCCGGCAAAAATGACAAAGGTTCCCGCCATAAAGACGGGAACCCGCTTAAATCTCCAAAGGAAAAAGCAACATAAATTCAGTTCCTTTTCCCGGCAAACTTTCAACTGTTATACTCCCACCCATCTTTTCTACAAGCTGATGGACAATAGAAAGACCAAGTCCGCTGCCTTTTTCAGAGCGTCCTTTGTCACACTTATAGAGCCGTTCAAAAATGTGTTTCAAATCTTCCTTCTCAATTCCCACTCCATTATCCGCCAGCAGCAGCTCCATGTTATTTTCCTTCTTTGACAGGGCAATTTTGATTTTGTCTGCATGGCTGTGAGCAATTACATTTTGAATGAGATTGTTGACGATCCTCATATAGCTGTCCATATCCAATCTTACCCGGACAGGCTGTTCGGGAATATCGATGTCATACTCAACCTGTTTATCCTCAAAAATCGGTATCCAGTCAATGAGGATATTTCTTGTCAGCTCTGCGGCCTCAACGCTCTGGATCTCCAAAGCAAACTCGTTTGAATTTAACTTGAACCAGTCAAAGAGTACATCAATATATTCTTTCAGATCATGGGCTTTCCGGCGGGCGGTTTCAATATAATCATCCCGGTCTTTTCCTGTGACCAGTCCTTTGTGTGCAGCGTCAAGATACCCAATCAGAGTAGTAAGGGGCGTTCGCACATCGTGGGAAAGGCTCGTCATAAGCTGGCGGTTGGTTTCTTCTGTCTGCCGTACAGTTGAAAGTCTGCTTTCATAGGCCACAACGATCTCGTTGATTTCATAGGCAAGAGGTGCTGTCAGTTCATTTGTTGCAGATAGAATACGCCGGTTGCCATTTCCGTCTTTCACATCAACCAGTGCATCGGTCATTTCTGCGATTTGCTTTTTTACGCGCCGAATGAGAACGATGGAAGTCAATACAGCCACAACAGCAATCACAATGGACAAGAATACGATAATTTCCATGCTGACTACACCTCCTTATTAAACCGGTAGCCAATCCCTTTGACCGTTTGTATATACTTTGGGCTTGAAGGATTGACTTCTAATTTTTTACGAAGTCGGCTGATAATCGCCATAATGTTACTGTCATCATAGAAATATTCTTCGCCCCAAACTTCCTCATAAATCTGCTGTTTTGTCAAAATTTTCCCTTGATGCTTTGCACAGTACAGGAGCAAATCAAATTCCTTTGGTGGAAGTTCAAAAGTGCCATTTTCCGTCGTAACAGAACGATTTTCAAGGTCAATTTGCAATCCATCAAAATCCAGTTTTTGCACAGCTCCGGCTTGATGATTAAAACGGGTGTAGCGGCGAATGAGGGACGCAATACGGGCAATCAGTTCGTCCATATCAAACGGTTTTGTCAGATAATCGTCCGCCCCGGCTCGTAAGCCCCGCACTTTAGAAATGCTGTCATTTTTGGATGTGAACATCAAAATCGGCAGGCTGTTCTCTTTGCGGATTTCTTCCAGCGTTTCAAAGCCATCCATACCGGGCATCATCACATCCAGCACTACAAGCTGGTATTCCTGCTCTTTTAATTTCTGTAAACCCTCTTTTCCAGTATTACAAAAATCAGCTTCTATGTTTTCTGCTTGTACGCTGCGTTTAATCAAAGCACACAGTTCTCTGTCATCATCTATAATCAGGATTTTATTCATGGCGCAACTCCTTCCCTTGTTTTGTCCTTCCGTCAATCGGCTTTTCTGTGTTCTTTGGGATCAGCCAAACACCAGCCATCTTCACAGCGCCGGGGATGCGCCCTCCGGCGCAATAATAATTTACCCTACGAGGTGTCACGCCCCACTTTTCGGCGGCCTCTTTCAATGTCATATAGTCCATTTCGCACCTCCACAGAGTACATTATAGTTCTCTTTCTCGAACAATGCAAGGAACGAAATGTGAATTATAAACTTCAACCAACCTGCATATAGCAACATTCCACGGACAAAGTATGAATTATACAATGTAACTGGGTGATGTTATATGGCGAAAGTTGAAGATTGTCCCGGTTTTGAAACCTTCGGTGCAGATGTCAAAGCCGCACGAGAGGCAAAGCGTTTGGCACGAAAAACATTGGCAGAAATGGTTGGGATTGAATGGCGGTATCTTGCCAACATTGAGAATCAAGGTGCGATTCCGAGCCTGCCTGTGATGATCCAGTTGATTAAGGTCTGCGGACTTCCCGTAGAGCGATATTTTAACCCGGAGATCATGCGGGAAGAAAGCGCACAGCGGCAGCGGGTCAGCCACAAGCTGAAGCTCTGTCCTGAACAATACCTGCCGATTATCGAAGGTGCCATAGACGGGGCGCTCAAAATGGAACAGACTGCGAAGCAGAAGGAGGACGCATAATCGCGGCCTCCTTCTGGCATTTCTATATCAAGGTTCCCGGCACTTTTCCAAAAGTTCCCGACACCTCTGCTGGATTTCTCCGGTTTCTGTCACAGTCAGCTCGCGGTCATTTCCGGTAATCTTATCTTCCAGAAAGTTAGCGTATGTACTCAACAAAGCGTTCCGTAAATCCTCCGGGGTTTTCTGTATCTCGGCGCTGTACCAGTCATTCCGGTGGAGCTCCCATGCCATCAATGTATAACCGTGGCTGGTCTGAACCACCTCATACAAAGGGTCATCATCCAGATATGCCTGAAACACTTTCAAAACCTTTTCAAAGGTCAGCATTTCCCGCACCTCCCATTCAGCTGCAAATCAGTTCCCTGATTAAAATTTCCTCAATCTGTGCCGTTAATGTGTTCATCAGCCCCACCCAACGCATAGGGTGACAGGCTTTCAGTTCTTCCGTGACACCCGCAACTTCCATCATGTGAGGCAACATGGTTTCCACACGCCCCTGTGCTGTCCGCTCAATCTCTAACAGGTGTGGATACAGCTTCTCGCTCATCAGCAGATGGTTGTAGAGAATGGGGCGATGTTCCTTTAGGTAGGATTTTCGCATTCTGCCGTACTTGCCGATAGAAGTTTCCGGCTGTTCAGAAAGTTTTAGGTTGGGTATATCATAATCTCCACAACGAATGTAAGTCAACTTACTCATATTCATTCTCCTTTGCTTCGTGATGATTAGACTGCTGCGCTGGCTGCTATGCTGCCTTTGCGTGGTTCTTCTTTCGGCAG
This region includes:
- a CDS encoding ABC transporter permease gives rise to the protein MLKLIKCEFLKLKRKPLVFISLLLSVFMPLAYAFFLADVNTDVDAVNGVMSSLFQLSAYLLLMPLLVILASNLLFEELDNDTLKNLVTIPINRTKLVLSKMLVLLLFAVGFMAVGGLVNLAVLLFQGWEPVGFWILFGVGIEEGLIMWVGALPCILLVVLLNKNYIVSVVITFFYTTANYILSMSDAFLTQPFGLNIGTLFPGPLAFRWTFQFYDQSQTSAELADLLERISPYFLNGVQVFGVIVVEAVVFLALIALVYRRQEI
- a CDS encoding ABC transporter ATP-binding protein, which encodes MDTNYIIETKNLTKQYGSQKSVADLNIHVKRGRIYGLLGRNGAGKTTTMKMLLGLTKPTSGEVKIWGKSLQGNEKKLLPRIGSLIESPGFYPNLTGTENLRIFATLRGVPNNHAIKDALDLVGLPYKDKKLFSQYSLGMKQRLAIALAVMHDPELLILDEPINGLDPIGIAEVRSFIRELCDARGKTILISSHILSEISLLADDIGIIDHGALLEEESLAELEQKSSKHIRFTLSDTAQAARILERNFHENHFSIQDDHNLRLHNLDLPVGKIVTAFVENGLEVSEAHTCEESLEDYFKRVTGGEGIA
- a CDS encoding sensor histidine kinase, with translation MEIIVFLSIVIAVVAVLTSIVLIRRVKKQIAEMTDALVDVKDGNGNRRILSATNELTAPLAYEINEIVVAYESRLSTVRQTEETNRQLMTSLSHDVRTPLTTLIGYLDAAHKGLVTGKDRDDYIETARRKAHDLKEYIDVLFDWFKLNSNEFALEIQSVEAAELTRNILIDWIPIFEDKQVEYDIDIPEQPVRVRLDMDSYMRIVNNLIQNVIAHSHADKIKIALSKKENNMELLLADNGVGIEKEDLKHIFERLYKCDKGRSEKGSGLGLSIVHQLVEKMGGSITVESLPGKGTEFMLLFPLEI
- a CDS encoding response regulator transcription factor translates to MNKILIIDDDRELCALIKRSVQAENIEADFCNTGKEGLQKLKEQEYQLVVLDVMMPGMDGFETLEEIRKENSLPILMFTSKNDSISKVRGLRAGADDYLTKPFDMDELIARIASLIRRYTRFNHQAGAVQKLDFDGLQIDLENRSVTTENGTFELPPKEFDLLLYCAKHQGKILTKQQIYEEVWGEEYFYDDSNIMAIISRLRKKLEVNPSSPKYIQTVKGIGYRFNKEV
- a CDS encoding helix-turn-helix domain-containing protein; amino-acid sequence: MDYMTLKEAAEKWGVTPRRVNYYCAGGRIPGAVKMAGVWLIPKNTEKPIDGRTKQGKELRHE
- a CDS encoding helix-turn-helix transcriptional regulator, giving the protein MAKVEDCPGFETFGADVKAAREAKRLARKTLAEMVGIEWRYLANIENQGAIPSLPVMIQLIKVCGLPVERYFNPEIMREESAQRQRVSHKLKLCPEQYLPIIEGAIDGALKMEQTAKQKEDA
- a CDS encoding TnpV protein, with amino-acid sequence MSKLTYIRCGDYDIPNLKLSEQPETSIGKYGRMRKSYLKEHRPILYNHLLMSEKLYPHLLEIERTAQGRVETMLPHMMEVAGVTEELKACHPMRWVGLMNTLTAQIEEILIRELICS